The stretch of DNA GCCGATCAGCAGGCAGAGGATGGTGCTGAAAAACGCCATCTTCAGCGAGCCCAGGTACGCCGCGATGTACAACTCGTCATCGCCCAGCATCCCGTAGTTGGCCAGGTTCAGCACCAACTGCAGTTTCTGTTCAACGAAGGTGTAGATCTCGGTGTAAGGCGGGATCGCCACGTCGGCTTCGGCAAAGCTGATCTTCAAGACGATGAAGAACGGCAGCATGAAGAACAGGAACAACCAGAGGAAAGGGATCCCGATGACCACATGCCGGCCACCGGGGGTTATTCGTTGCAGCTGGCGTTTGAACTTCTTCATGTTCATGAGCGAAGTACCACGCCGCTGTCGTCTTCCCACCACACGTACACCTGGTCGCCCCAGGTAGGGCGCTGGCCACGGCGTTCGGCATTGGCCACGAAGGATTGCACCAGCTTGCCGCTCGGCAATTCGACGTAGAACACCGAATGGCCGCCGAGGTAGGCGATGTCGTGCACCTTGCCGCTGGACCAGTTGTGCTCGCAGGTCGGCATTTCGGTGGTCACCAGCAGCTTTTCAGGGCGGATGGCGTAGGTCACCGACTTGTCTTCCACCGAAGTGGCGATGCCGTAGCCGACGTAGATATCGCGGTCCAGGTCCGGGCACTTGAGTACCGCGTGGCCTTCGGCGTCGTCCACCACCTGGGTGTCGAAGATGTTGACGTTGCCGATGAACTCGCACACCAGGCGGCTGGTCGGCGTTTCATAGATGTCGATCGGGCTGCCGATCTGGGCGATCCAGCCCAGGTGCATGATCGCGATGCGCTCGGCCATGGTCATGGCCTCTTCCTGGTCGTGGGTCACCATCACACAGGTCACGCCCACGCGCTCGATGATCTCCACCAGCTCCAGTTGCATCTGCGAACGCAGCTTCTTGTCGAGTGCGCCCATCGGCTCATCGAGCAGCAGCAGTTTCGGACGCTTGGCCAGGGAACGCGCCAGCGCCACCCGCTGACGC from Pseudomonas sp. NC02 encodes:
- a CDS encoding ABC transporter ATP-binding protein is translated as MAVASGAYKKALEGDQTPKKVLVKIDRVTKKFDETIAVDDVSLEIKKGEIFALLGGSGSGKSTLLRMLAGFERPTEGRIYLDGVDITDMPPYERPINMMFQSYALFPHMTVAQNIAFGLQQDKIPKAEVDARVAEMLKLVQMSQYAKRKPHQLSGGQRQRVALARSLAKRPKLLLLDEPMGALDKKLRSQMQLELVEIIERVGVTCVMVTHDQEEAMTMAERIAIMHLGWIAQIGSPIDIYETPTSRLVCEFIGNVNIFDTQVVDDAEGHAVLKCPDLDRDIYVGYGIATSVEDKSVTYAIRPEKLLVTTEMPTCEHNWSSGKVHDIAYLGGHSVFYVELPSGKLVQSFVANAERRGQRPTWGDQVYVWWEDDSGVVLRS